The following proteins come from a genomic window of Streptomyces sp. GS7:
- a CDS encoding radical SAM protein: MTFDRLDLVSKLYQPTGWPRILEAASGGPSSGPLVVDLDPTTFCDLACPECISGKLLNQGRFTPERLAELAGELVEMKVRAVVLIGGGEPLAHRGTRTVLRVLGEAGIAIGVVTNGTLIRQNLAELAAYASWVRVSVDAGTSDTYRLFRPDRKGRSVFDKVIGNMRLLAEAKAGALGYSFLVMTRQEPDGSVVSNHHEVLQAAELAHDIGCDYFETKAMFDDGHHVIQVPDGILASVEEQLAKARQWTGDGFEIVNSSTLTSLRNRVGPVQEKDYHRCPVAELRTLVTPSGVYVCSYHRGNAGARIGDAVTESLADIWRTSDRGIVDPSRDCRFHCARHRSNLELDKIRSGTAAGTLGVPEAGSEEDPFI; the protein is encoded by the coding sequence GTGACGTTCGACCGTCTCGACCTGGTGTCCAAGCTCTACCAGCCGACCGGCTGGCCGCGGATCCTCGAAGCCGCCTCCGGAGGACCCTCCAGCGGCCCCCTGGTCGTGGACCTGGACCCGACGACCTTCTGCGATCTGGCCTGCCCGGAATGCATCAGCGGAAAACTGCTCAACCAGGGGCGCTTCACCCCCGAACGGCTCGCCGAACTGGCCGGGGAACTGGTGGAGATGAAGGTCAGGGCGGTGGTCCTCATAGGGGGCGGCGAACCGCTCGCCCACCGCGGCACCCGCACGGTGCTGCGGGTCCTCGGCGAGGCCGGCATCGCCATCGGCGTGGTCACCAACGGCACCCTGATCCGGCAGAACCTCGCCGAACTGGCCGCCTACGCCTCATGGGTACGGGTCTCCGTCGACGCCGGCACCAGCGACACCTACCGGCTCTTCCGGCCCGACCGCAAGGGCCGCAGCGTCTTCGACAAGGTCATCGGCAACATGCGGCTCCTCGCCGAGGCCAAAGCGGGCGCGCTCGGCTACTCGTTCCTCGTCATGACCCGCCAGGAACCGGACGGCAGCGTCGTCAGCAACCACCACGAGGTCTTACAGGCCGCCGAACTCGCCCACGACATCGGGTGCGACTACTTCGAGACCAAGGCGATGTTCGACGACGGGCACCACGTCATCCAGGTGCCGGACGGCATCCTCGCCTCTGTGGAGGAGCAGCTCGCCAAGGCGCGGCAGTGGACGGGCGACGGCTTCGAGATCGTCAACTCCTCGACCCTGACGTCCCTGCGGAACCGGGTGGGACCCGTCCAGGAGAAGGACTACCACCGCTGCCCCGTCGCCGAACTGCGCACCCTGGTGACGCCGTCGGGCGTCTATGTCTGCTCGTACCACCGGGGCAACGCCGGGGCCCGCATCGGCGACGCGGTGACCGAGAGCCTGGCGGACATCTGGCGCACCTCGGACCGCGGCATCGTCGACCCGAGCCGCGACTGCCGCTTCCACTGCGCGCGCCACCGCTCCAACCTCGAACTCGACAAGATCAGGTCCGGAACGG
- a CDS encoding carbohydrate ABC transporter permease, whose protein sequence is MNTAPRTGNRGVARNREHPKSRHRGKRRPAPNALGLLFSALMAFPIYWMLLTAFRPADEIHASPPRFWPDRLTLEHFHRALATPTFWANVRASVLIGAGTVAVSLLIGTLAAFALARFAFAGRKALVVVILGVQTIPSAGLIIPLYLLLSDAGLTDSLPGVILTYLVFLLPFTVWLLRGFVAAVPVELEEAAMTDGCTRLGAFRRVVLPLLAPGLVATSIYALVQAWNEYVLAYVLLSSNDKQPLSVWLVSFQTGFGTDYGGLMAGATLTALPVAVFFALVQRRISAGLATGAVKG, encoded by the coding sequence GTGAACACAGCACCCCGCACCGGGAACCGGGGCGTTGCGCGGAACCGGGAACACCCGAAATCCCGGCACCGCGGAAAACGGCGACCCGCACCGAACGCACTGGGCCTGCTCTTCAGCGCGCTGATGGCGTTCCCGATCTACTGGATGCTGCTCACCGCATTCCGGCCGGCCGACGAGATCCACGCCAGTCCGCCGCGGTTCTGGCCGGACCGGCTGACCCTGGAACACTTCCACCGGGCCCTCGCCACCCCCACGTTCTGGGCCAATGTGCGGGCCAGCGTCCTCATCGGTGCCGGGACCGTCGCCGTCTCCCTGCTGATCGGCACGCTCGCCGCGTTCGCCCTCGCCCGCTTTGCGTTCGCCGGGCGCAAAGCCCTGGTCGTGGTGATCCTGGGAGTCCAGACGATTCCGTCGGCCGGGCTGATCATTCCGCTGTATCTGCTGCTCAGCGACGCCGGACTGACCGACAGCCTGCCCGGGGTGATCCTCACCTACCTCGTCTTCCTGCTCCCCTTCACGGTCTGGCTGCTGCGCGGTTTCGTCGCCGCCGTCCCCGTCGAGCTGGAGGAGGCCGCGATGACCGACGGCTGCACCCGGCTGGGCGCCTTCCGCCGGGTCGTCCTGCCGCTGCTCGCACCGGGGCTGGTGGCCACCTCCATTTACGCCCTGGTCCAGGCGTGGAACGAGTACGTGCTCGCCTATGTCCTGCTGTCCAGCAACGACAAGCAGCCCCTCAGCGTCTGGCTGGTGTCCTTCCAGACCGGCTTCGGCACCGACTACGGCGGTCTGATGGCCGGCGCCACGCTCACCGCGCTGCCGGTGGCGGTCTTCTTCGCGCTCGTCCAGCGCCGGATCTCCGCGGGCCTGGCGACCGGCGCGGTCAAGGGATGA